The following coding sequences lie in one Rutidosis leptorrhynchoides isolate AG116_Rl617_1_P2 chromosome 4, CSIRO_AGI_Rlap_v1, whole genome shotgun sequence genomic window:
- the LOC139843352 gene encoding uncharacterized protein encodes MSSLTYSKTVGQFVTCKSGGRWLMRRLQNIPELQNCVQNRCFRSTTYIETLLSSSQIVSYLHRDANFLQNMPSCDLTQRRNFLGCGDGDEGSNVLSKVHEEKRIMGYSPEQLFAVVAAVDMYQDFLPWCQRSDIIQRHSDSAFDAELEIGFKFLVESYVSHVQMVKPKFIKTTSSQSSLFDHLINIWEFHPGPVPGTCDLHFFVDFKFQSPLYSQMASMFFKEVVSRLVGSFNDRCRLIYGPGVPVREKNFERRA; translated from the exons ATGTCATCATTGACATATTCAAAGACTGTGGGACAGTTTGTCACGTGCAAAAGTGGTGGCAGATGGCTAATGCGACGCTTACAGAACATTCCTGAACTTCAAAATTGTGTTCAGAATCGATGTTTTAGGAGCACTACATATATTGAAACGTTATTATCTTCCAGTCAGATCGTTAGTTACCTTCATAGGGATGCCAATTTCTTGCAAAACATGCCCTCTTGTGATCTTACCCAAAGAAGAAATTTTCTTGGTTGCGGTGATGGGGATGAAGGAAGTAATGTTTTGTCCAAAGTTCATGAAGAGAAGCGTATCATGGG GTACTCCCCAGAGCAGTTATTTGCAGTAGTTGCTGCTGTTGACATGTATCAAGATTTTCTTCCTTGGTGTCAACGATCGGATATAATACAACGTCATTCAGATTCAGCTTTTGATGCCGAATTGGAGATTGGTTTTAAATTTCTTGTTGAAAGTTATGTATCTCATGTACAAATGGTAAAACCAAAGTTCATAAAG ACAACCTCATCACAAAGCAGCCTTTTTGATCATTTAATAAACATATGGGAGTTCCATCCAGGACCTGTTCCAGGAACATGCGACCTTCATTTCTTTGTGGATTTTAAGTTCCAGTCACCGTTATACTCACAG ATGGCATCCATGTTCttcaaggaagtggtctctcggCTAGTTGGTTCATTCAATGACCGTTGTCGTTTAATATATGGGCCAGGGGTCCCCGTTCGTGAAAAAAACTTTGAACGAAGGGCATGA
- the LOC139840516 gene encoding protein WEAK CHLOROPLAST MOVEMENT UNDER BLUE LIGHT 1-like yields MSNHYIFTEDLDVKLLHWWVDSSFGGQNPEGFCNKLSGFVSLNLLRVIYSTESIYLSDLSGMGEDKLHGDNRNSFSNGHPEPVSIPPQINHVYQSSPDVGSVDTFLTPEASSGRKKVENINASPIVDKDGSNKQPDESKVHIDTAAPFESVKEVVSRFGAINDWKAHKAQTNERRKFIDQELGKAQDEIPVFKKKSEEAKKEKDQALRDLDSTKRLIQELKLNLERSQTEEYQAKQDSELAQLRVQELEQGITDGDSSVAAKTQLEVAKARHLEAAEELVSAKKELEETRKDYGILASERDAALQKAQEVVSTDKENEREVENLTIQLITTKESIESTHQELKRSEEELEKMKQRIVVAKDLKSKLETASNELRKLKDELANYMQGKMGEKDVDDDKFTRKDIQSGVAIAKKNLTEVNHTIERTNEEIMCLKSAEKSLLIELESEKQVLTNDRKQMRLGTGAVVNLESDLQRSRLELDNIRKKEKEAREKLVELPKRLQKVSEETENAKLLAEGASLVLKRAKEGLERAKTGVSSVSSRLDEIQKKIEAARAKEKLALGAISALHESARGSKREDPKGGVRISLGEYYDLSKRAHEAQEAGDKRVADAMAMIDEAKDSEMQSLNKLTQLNSELAARKEALNVALQKAKMAKECKLNFEEELKIRKGENDSNQESESWGGSFHALSRKASEKVNHDSSSHNSGASGDNKSNTKSSEPENDSSHDVKGLFKDKKKKKMRVIMPMFSLMTTGKWIFHKKDNS; encoded by the exons ATGTCTAAT CATTATATTTTTACAGAGGATTTGGATGTAAAATTGTTGCACTGGTGGGTTGATTCGAGTTTCGGGGGCCAAAATCCAGAGGGATTTTGTAATAAGCTTTCTGGATTTGTCTCCCTGAATTTGCTG CGTGTTAT ATACTCAACTGAATCTATATACTTGTCTGATCTTTCTGGAATGGGTGAAGACAAACTTCATGGGGATAATAGAAACAGTTTTTCAAACGGTCACCCAGAACCCGTTAGCATACCACCGCAAATAAACCACGTTTATCAATCTTCACCTGATGTTGGTAGTGTCGATACGTTCTTAACTCCAGAAGCTTCTTCAGGACGCAAAAAGGTTGAAAATATCAATGCATCTCCAATTGTAGATAAAGATGGTTCAAATAAACAACCGGATGAGTCGAAAGTTCATATCGATACAGCTGCACCTTTTGAATCGgttaaagaagttgtttctaggtTCGGTGCCATTAATGACTGGAAAGCTCACAAAGCTCAGACAAATGAG AGACGCAAGTTCATAGATCAAGAGCTCGGAAAAGCACAAGACGAAATTCCAGTTTTCAAAAAAAAGTCCGAAGAAGCCAAAAAAGAAAAAGACCAAGCTTTACGGGATCTCGACAGCACGAAAAGACTAATCCAAGAATTAAAACTAAACCTCGAAAGATCACAAACCGAAGAATATCAAGCAAAACAAGATTCCGAATTAGCCCAATTACGAGTACAAGAACTGGAACAAGGAATCACTGATGGTGATTCAAGTGTAGCCGCAAAAACACAACTCGAAGTAGCCAAAGCTCGACACCTGGAAGCAGCCGAAGAACTCGTATCAGCAAAAAAAGAACTCGAAGAAACACGTAAAGATTATGGAATTTTAGCATCCGAAAGAGATGCGGCTTTACAAAAAGCTCAAGAAGTTGTTTCAACAGATAAAGAAAATGAAAGAGAAGTCGAAAATTTAACCATTCAACTTATAACAACGAAGGAATCAATCGAGTCTACACAT CAAGAATTAAAAAGATCCGAAGAAGAATTAGAAAAGATGAAACAACGAATTGTTGTAGCTAAAGATTTGAAGTCGAAACTTGAAACTGCTTCGAATGAACTTCGGAAGTTGAAAGACGAGTTAGCGAATTATATGCAAGGAAAGATGGGTGAAAAAGATGTAGATGATGATAAATTTACACGAAAAGATATACAATCGGGTGTTGCTATAGCGAAAAAGAACCTCACTGAAGTGAATCATACTATCGAAAGAACAAATGAAGAGATTATGTGTTTGAAATCGGCTGAAAAGTCTTTATTAATTGAGCTCGAGAGCGAAAAACAAGTTTTAACGAATGATAGGAAACAAATGAGGTTAGGAACGGGGGCCGTAGTGAACCTTGAATCGGATTTACAACGTTCACGATTAGAGCTCGATAATAttagaaaaaaagaaaaagaagctCGAGAAAAGCTCGTTGAACTCCCGAAACGATTACAGAAAGTAAGTGAGGAAACCGAGAATGCAAAATTGTTAGCCGAAGGAGCTAGTTTAGTGCTAAAAAGGGCGAAAGAAGGACTTGAGCGAGCGAAAACAGGAGTGAGTTCAGTATCGAGTCGACTCGATGAAATTCAGAAGAAGATCGAAGCTGCACGGGCTAAAGAAAAGTTGGCCTTGGGAGCCATTAGCGCACTCCACGAGTCAGCTCGTGGGTCAAAAAGAGAAGACCCGAAAGGTGGGGTCAGGATATCGTTAGGGGAATATTATGATTTAAGTAAACGGGCCCACGAGGCTCAAGAAGCGGGTGATAAACGAGTGGCTGACGCCATGGCTATGATTGATGAAGCTAAAGATTCGGAAATGCAGAGTTTGAATAAACTTACACAGCTCAATTCTGAATTGGCTGCACGAAAGGAagctttgaatgttgcgttacaaAAGGCAAAAATGGCTAAAGAGTGTAAGTTGAATTTCGAAGAAGAACTTAAAATAAGAAAGGGTGAAAATGACTCGAACCAAGAGAGTGAGAGTTGGGGAGGTTCGTTTCATGCATTGAGCCGAAAAGCAAGTGAAAAGGTGAACCATGATTCATCATCACATAACTCGGGTGCATCGGGTGATAATAAGTCTAATACGAAGAGTAGTGAGCCCGAAAATGATTCGTCACATGATGTAAAAGGTTTATTTAaggataagaagaagaagaagatgagggTGATTATGCCAATGTTTTCGTTAATGACGACGGGGAAATGGATTTTTCACAAAAAGGATAATTCGTAG
- the LOC139840514 gene encoding cysteine proteinase inhibitor 1-like translates to MENSFIKILIFFLVFMLYESYAIRRNNNSGDGWRCSDGSAQYDIGLGRFAVDEHNKQMGTSLVYQTNVKACAKMVNSGRNWNMTIKALDNGAGKTYMALVFDIPLGKRTLLSFSGPI, encoded by the coding sequence ATGGAGAACTCATTCATCAAAATTTTGATCTTCTTCTTAGTGTTTATGCTTTACGAATCATATGCAATACGACGCAACAACAATTCCGGTGATGGCTGGAGATGCTCTGACGGGTCTGCTCAGTACGATATAGGTTTAGGACGTTTTGCTGTGGATGAGCACAATAAACAGATGGGTACCTCTTTGGTATACCAAACTAATGTTAAGGCATGTGCTAAAATGGTGAATTCTGGAAGAAATTGGAACATGACAATCAAGGCGCTAGATAATGGTGCGGGAAAAACTTATATGGCTCTTGTTTTTGATATACCCTTGGGAAAAAGAACGTTGTTATCTTTTAGTGGACCTATTTAA